A region of Methanomicrobium sp. W14 DNA encodes the following proteins:
- a CDS encoding acyltransferase: protein MNARFTNNFDFLRFFAASLIIFSHSFALILGYANIFIFDWHLLVGQLGLAVLLAISGYLIPGSWERKPDLKIFFKKRGLRIFPGLIASIVFIIFFIGPVVTSLSLHEYFSRLLSPLTWLSVPFYINGSVLGLFPENPVTYVNAPLWAIPFEFFLYAVVAVAGIFGILSKKRSMIPFMAITFLLWVLWYDNPALNKIRFAMYFFTGAYLYMNRNKIRYHPAFVFILWVFVILSYGSPFMFAFAFIAVPYTVIWFAQLPTKRLNRFGKYGDFSFGLFIYAYPIQQTIIHFLPDIEIPSMIILSYTFSIPAAVASWYLIERHALSLKDPHRKSN, encoded by the coding sequence ATGAATGCAAGATTTACAAACAACTTTGATTTTTTAAGGTTTTTTGCCGCATCTCTTATAATATTTTCACACTCTTTTGCACTGATTCTGGGGTATGCCAATATATTCATCTTCGACTGGCACCTCCTAGTAGGTCAGCTTGGTCTTGCGGTCCTTCTTGCAATAAGCGGATACCTTATTCCAGGGAGCTGGGAAAGAAAACCCGATTTGAAGATATTCTTTAAAAAACGCGGATTAAGAATATTTCCAGGTCTTATAGCATCCATAGTGTTCATAATATTTTTCATCGGGCCGGTTGTAACCAGTTTAAGTCTTCATGAGTACTTCTCAAGGCTTCTAAGTCCCCTGACATGGCTGTCGGTTCCATTTTATATCAACGGCTCTGTGCTCGGGCTGTTCCCCGAAAACCCTGTAACATACGTAAACGCTCCCCTCTGGGCAATACCCTTTGAATTCTTCCTTTATGCAGTTGTTGCAGTGGCGGGAATTTTTGGGATTCTTTCAAAAAAAAGGTCTATGATACCGTTTATGGCGATAACGTTTCTGTTATGGGTATTATGGTATGACAATCCTGCATTAAACAAAATACGCTTTGCTATGTATTTTTTTACAGGCGCGTACCTCTACATGAACAGGAATAAAATCAGGTATCACCCGGCTTTTGTATTTATCCTGTGGGTTTTTGTAATACTGTCGTACGGCTCACCGTTTATGTTTGCATTTGCGTTCATCGCTGTACCATACACCGTAATCTGGTTCGCCCAGCTTCCGACAAAAAGACTGAACCGTTTCGGAAAATACGGGGATTTTTCCTTTGGCCTTTTCATCTATGCATACCCGATTCAGCAGACAATTATCCACTTTTTACCTGACATAGAAATACCCTCAATGATAATACTGTCATATACATTTTCGATACCGGCTGCAGTTGCATCATGGTACCTGATAGAAAGACATGCACTGTCTCTCAAAGATCCACACCGGAAGTCAAACTAA
- a CDS encoding 2-phospho-L-lactate transferase CofD family protein — protein MLQMITFIPGGKGSLKLIRAFRNLLYDNEITVIAGTSDSVWTEGNLFCPSLDNIIHLFSGNLNTGQWEGIKGDTYSTSNLIKKISGDCNVLPVGDKERAMCIVRSNILRNGGSITQSTEQICKYFNITSSILPATDSRYSAYAEIDRELLTMTEFRRLYDDDCDSDLRSSVKIDCKKTPVLSDSAEDAINSSEAVIIGPGRMNTTVFPVLACRNLTKLLDKMFVVSLLPKVPADYSPEKYPSYMKTVSNLRSFSDILIQDIREADEIPGSVRLNTSLDSAAGAESLAWEIMSCIRN, from the coding sequence ATGCTGCAAATGATTACCTTCATACCCGGAGGAAAAGGTTCACTAAAACTTATCAGGGCGTTCAGAAATCTTCTGTATGACAACGAGATTACTGTTATAGCCGGTACTTCGGACAGTGTATGGACAGAAGGAAACCTGTTTTGTCCGTCTCTGGATAATATAATACATCTTTTTTCAGGAAACCTGAATACAGGTCAGTGGGAAGGCATAAAGGGGGATACTTATTCCACATCAAATTTAATCAAAAAGATATCAGGAGACTGCAACGTCTTACCTGTCGGTGACAAGGAGCGTGCAATGTGCATTGTAAGGAGCAACATTCTCAGAAACGGCGGAAGTATTACGCAGTCAACAGAACAGATATGTAAGTATTTTAATATCACATCCTCCATTCTTCCTGCAACAGACAGCAGATATTCAGCATATGCCGAAATTGATCGTGAACTGCTCACAATGACTGAATTCAGGCGGTTATACGATGACGATTGCGATTCAGACCTCAGGTCCTCAGTTAAAATTGACTGTAAAAAAACTCCTGTACTTTCAGATTCAGCCGAAGATGCAATAAATTCCAGCGAAGCTGTTATTATAGGTCCCGGAAGAATGAACACAACTGTTTTTCCGGTTCTTGCATGCAGAAACCTTACAAAATTACTGGACAAAATGTTTGTCGTTTCTTTACTGCCAAAAGTTCCTGCAGACTACTCTCCCGAAAAATATCCTTCATATATGAAAACAGTCTCAAATTTAAGATCTTTTTCAGATATCCTCATCCAGGACATAAGAGAGGCTGATGAAATCCCCGGGTCAGTGCGTCTCAACACAAGCCTTGACTCTGCAGCAGGTGCTGAATCACTGGCATGGGAGATTATGTCATGCATCAGGAATTAG
- a CDS encoding methionine synthase, with translation MKLINKIIPTTVVGSYPAVKSKGLKSFLDPYRQALETAVGDQIKSGIDIISTGQVRGDMITTLTSQIPGIRDQKVKGVIQPPLKPMTAEDTKYAVSRHNKVKAMLAGPSTISHALKIDTPLYRSRDELILDLAQIIAKEALNLESLGIAIFQIDEPILSTGIADMGTAYQAVSAITGALRVPTCIHVCGDIGKVIDSIIKMPVDIIDLEFSCNPENLETVSKKEFSGKQIGFGAVDSTSPEIDTVDEIKARIEKGIEIFGPEKLLIDPDCGLRMHKRDVAFKKLKNMVEAAGEVRRNLNE, from the coding sequence ATGAAACTCATAAATAAGATTATTCCCACAACAGTCGTAGGCAGTTATCCTGCCGTAAAATCAAAGGGGCTGAAGTCATTTCTGGACCCATACAGGCAGGCGCTTGAAACCGCCGTAGGCGACCAGATAAAATCCGGGATAGACATAATTTCCACAGGACAGGTAAGAGGTGACATGATAACCACTCTTACATCCCAGATCCCCGGAATCCGCGACCAGAAGGTAAAAGGGGTAATTCAGCCACCCCTAAAGCCTATGACCGCTGAAGACACAAAATACGCTGTCTCCAGGCACAACAAAGTCAAGGCTATGCTTGCAGGCCCGTCCACAATATCCCATGCGCTTAAGATAGACACTCCGCTTTACAGGAGCAGGGATGAACTTATTCTTGATCTTGCACAGATTATTGCAAAGGAAGCTTTGAATCTGGAGTCTCTCGGAATTGCAATCTTCCAGATTGACGAACCCATACTTTCAACAGGTATCGCCGACATGGGAACAGCATACCAGGCTGTCAGCGCAATAACAGGCGCCCTGAGAGTTCCTACATGCATTCATGTATGCGGTGACATAGGAAAAGTCATTGACAGCATAATCAAAATGCCGGTTGACATAATAGATCTGGAATTTTCATGCAACCCGGAAAACCTGGAGACAGTCTCCAAAAAAGAGTTTTCAGGGAAACAGATAGGTTTCGGCGCTGTTGACTCTACATCTCCTGAAATAGACACTGTTGATGAGATAAAAGCAAGAATCGAAAAGGGAATTGAAATTTTCGGGCCTGAAAAACTTCTTATCGACCCGGACTGCGGTCTCAGGATGCATAAAAGAGACGTTGCGTTCAAAAAACTGAAGAATATGGTGGAAGCAGCCGGAGAAGTCCGCCGAAATCTAAACGAATAA
- a CDS encoding ATPase domain-containing protein, with protein MPSEIEHTASVSAGMRSTGIVGLDFQLGGGIPVGKSLIVFGSPLSGCELFAEQFWLADKSKKSTYLMIDSTPKEGMTGSSVMNPDDMAAEIKGEWVVVDSLSTIILKYGIEAAVSFIDHGIKSITEKNGNVLFVLYSGIHTPEEVMKVIRRSDIFITLSGSFHGNEIERNLTVNKISGQDVPKRAYPYDIMSWGIELSTTGRVI; from the coding sequence ATGCCATCAGAAATTGAGCATACCGCTTCTGTCTCCGCCGGAATGAGGTCTACCGGGATTGTCGGTCTTGATTTTCAGCTCGGAGGCGGTATACCAGTGGGGAAATCCTTAATTGTATTCGGCAGTCCTCTTTCGGGATGCGAACTGTTTGCCGAACAGTTCTGGCTTGCCGACAAGTCAAAAAAAAGTACATACCTGATGATTGACAGTACGCCGAAGGAAGGGATGACCGGTTCTTCTGTTATGAACCCTGATGATATGGCAGCTGAAATTAAAGGGGAATGGGTTGTTGTTGATTCCCTCTCCACAATAATTTTAAAATATGGTATTGAAGCTGCAGTTTCTTTTATTGACCATGGCATAAAGAGTATAACCGAAAAAAACGGAAATGTGCTCTTTGTCCTGTACAGTGGTATTCACACTCCTGAAGAGGTGATGAAGGTAATACGGCGCTCTGATATTTTTATTACATTGTCAGGTTCCTTTCATGGGAATGAAATAGAAAGAAATCTTACCGTGAATAAAATTTCAGGGCAGGACGTCCCGAAAAGAGCATATCCTTACGACATTATGTCGTGGGGAATAGAACTTTCGACAACAGGAAGAGTCATTTAA
- the aspS gene encoding aspartate--tRNA(Asn) ligase, with protein sequence MRIPLKEVTPELQSAEVIGWIHEIRNLGGLSFFILRDRTGFLQATIIKKKAPEAVLEAAKDVSRESVVKIVGTVKESDKAPGGREIIPEQFEIISKAETPLPLDVSEKVLAEVDTRLDNRYLDARRPKVSAVFQVRSAVTRAVSEYFYKEGYINITTSKIVAAATEGGTELFPIAYFEKEAFLNQSPQLYKQMMMAAGFEKVFEIGPIFRAEEHNTTRHLNEATSIDAEISFADHNDVMKILEDVIIAAYEYVDKNCTDAIETLGVDLKVPGKNFPKITYAEAIDMAAVSTNEDIKYGDDLSTSAERAIGEEMGEHYFITDWPTSIKPYYAMPYEDDPKICKAFDMMHPRMELSSGAQRIHQYDLLVEQIKQKGLSPESFEFYLKPFRYGMPPHAGWGVGMDRLIMTMLDLPNIREAVLFPRDRHRVTP encoded by the coding sequence ATGAGAATACCACTGAAAGAAGTAACACCTGAATTGCAGAGTGCAGAAGTAATAGGATGGATTCACGAGATAAGAAACCTTGGAGGACTGTCATTTTTTATTTTAAGAGACAGAACCGGATTTTTACAGGCAACAATTATAAAAAAGAAAGCTCCTGAAGCTGTACTTGAGGCCGCAAAAGATGTCTCACGTGAATCAGTCGTAAAAATTGTCGGAACAGTCAAGGAATCCGACAAAGCTCCGGGCGGACGCGAAATAATCCCCGAGCAGTTTGAAATCATAAGTAAAGCCGAAACTCCGCTGCCTCTGGACGTATCAGAGAAAGTTCTTGCCGAAGTGGATACACGCCTGGACAACAGGTACCTTGATGCCAGACGACCGAAGGTTTCAGCTGTCTTCCAGGTGAGAAGCGCAGTTACACGCGCTGTTTCGGAATACTTCTACAAAGAAGGATATATAAATATCACAACATCAAAAATTGTGGCAGCTGCAACAGAAGGCGGAACAGAACTTTTCCCTATTGCATATTTTGAAAAAGAGGCATTTTTAAACCAGAGTCCTCAGCTTTACAAGCAGATGATGATGGCCGCAGGTTTCGAGAAAGTTTTTGAAATCGGACCTATTTTCAGGGCTGAAGAGCACAACACCACAAGACACCTCAACGAGGCTACATCAATAGATGCGGAAATCTCTTTTGCAGACCACAATGACGTAATGAAAATTCTTGAAGATGTCATTATTGCTGCATACGAATATGTAGATAAGAACTGCACCGATGCAATCGAAACTTTGGGCGTTGACTTAAAGGTACCGGGCAAAAACTTCCCGAAGATAACATATGCCGAAGCAATAGACATGGCAGCAGTATCAACTAATGAGGACATAAAATACGGTGATGACCTTTCCACTTCCGCAGAGCGCGCAATAGGAGAAGAGATGGGTGAACATTACTTCATTACGGACTGGCCCACCTCAATAAAACCATATTACGCCATGCCATACGAGGACGACCCGAAAATCTGTAAGGCCTTTGATATGATGCACCCGAGAATGGAGCTTTCAAGCGGGGCACAGCGTATTCACCAGTATGACCTCCTCGTAGAGCAGATTAAGCAAAAAGGCTTATCACCTGAGAGCTTTGAATTCTACCTAAAGCCTTTCAGGTATGGGATGCCGCCTCATGCAGGATGGGGAGTAGGTATGGACCGTCTTATCATGACGATGCTTGACCTGCCAAACATCAGAGAAGCGGTACTCTTCCCGCGCGACAGGCACAGAGTCACACCATGA